The following proteins are co-located in the Opitutaceae bacterium genome:
- a CDS encoding glycosyltransferase family 4 protein, which produces MSSSRPSLQKSHARRWCSCEGLFLDSLATDSAWIREVGILRLPPLDQPLSLRIHGAFQSHPEGNARKPGMPGLEIRVTGSDRIHRVAAPPQGAGPWEVTVQTAPAPASGSIEIRLRLTGVAWTNALAWLGRVTGFSFLQRFRAQGRNRRLRISKVETSGGETILDFANRQSPLAPEFLRKHLNLGVNIVGFLTADLGIGESARCMVRAADAVALPAALIDLRLHCKNRRGDMTCAPRLVSEPVHPVNIVHVDPPASLDLEHHHGKKFRSEHYNIGYWAWELPEFPDAWMRAFDCFDEIWCPSEFVRASIASKSPVPVLAMPHAIEFRRPAASTPQLRQGLGLPVDHFLFLFLFDLNSYAERKNPRAVIDAFRRSGLQQEGCRLVLKVHNVAGNESDLAILRASIADLLGTVVITDTLPRDELYALEAACDCFVSLHRSEGFGLALAECMYLGKPVIATGWSATTEFLDAESGLPVRASLVTLDRNHGPYSKGQVWAEPDIDHAAEQMRRVHRDAELRTRIGSAGRKRIESALSPAVIGARYRRRLEAIAMHHASLS; this is translated from the coding sequence TTGTCTTCCTCACGTCCATCACTCCAAAAATCACACGCCCGCCGATGGTGCTCCTGTGAGGGCCTTTTCCTCGACTCCCTCGCAACCGACTCTGCATGGATCCGTGAAGTTGGCATCCTTCGCCTGCCTCCCCTGGATCAGCCGCTCAGCTTGAGGATTCACGGAGCGTTTCAGAGCCATCCCGAAGGCAACGCGCGAAAACCCGGCATGCCGGGACTCGAGATTCGCGTCACGGGCTCCGACAGGATCCATCGCGTTGCTGCCCCGCCCCAAGGTGCCGGGCCGTGGGAGGTCACGGTGCAAACCGCTCCCGCACCCGCCTCTGGGTCCATCGAAATTCGCCTCCGTCTGACAGGCGTCGCATGGACCAACGCCCTCGCCTGGCTGGGGCGCGTCACCGGTTTTTCCTTTCTGCAGCGCTTTCGAGCACAGGGCAGAAACCGGCGGTTGCGAATTTCAAAAGTCGAGACAAGCGGAGGAGAAACCATCCTGGATTTCGCCAACCGCCAGTCTCCGCTTGCTCCGGAGTTTCTGCGCAAACATCTCAATCTCGGCGTCAATATCGTCGGTTTTCTCACCGCCGATCTCGGCATCGGCGAGAGCGCCCGCTGCATGGTCCGCGCCGCCGACGCCGTCGCCCTGCCGGCCGCGCTGATCGATCTCCGGCTCCATTGCAAGAACCGGCGCGGGGACATGACCTGCGCCCCGCGGCTCGTCAGCGAACCGGTGCACCCCGTGAACATCGTTCACGTGGATCCGCCCGCATCGCTCGATCTCGAGCACCACCACGGGAAGAAATTTCGGTCCGAGCACTACAACATCGGCTACTGGGCATGGGAGCTCCCGGAATTTCCAGATGCCTGGATGCGCGCCTTTGATTGCTTTGACGAGATCTGGTGCCCGAGCGAATTTGTGCGCGCATCCATTGCCTCAAAATCGCCGGTCCCGGTTCTGGCGATGCCACACGCCATCGAATTCCGCCGCCCAGCCGCCTCCACGCCCCAGCTTCGTCAAGGCCTCGGCCTGCCGGTGGATCATTTTCTTTTCCTCTTCCTCTTCGACCTCAACAGTTACGCGGAAAGAAAAAATCCCCGCGCCGTGATCGACGCCTTTCGCCGCAGCGGGCTCCAGCAGGAGGGGTGCCGCCTGGTGCTCAAGGTGCACAATGTCGCGGGCAATGAAAGCGACCTCGCAATCCTCCGCGCATCCATCGCGGATCTTCTAGGCACGGTGGTGATCACCGACACGCTTCCGCGTGACGAACTCTATGCCCTCGAGGCGGCGTGCGACTGCTTCGTCAGCCTGCACCGTTCGGAGGGCTTCGGGCTCGCACTCGCCGAATGCATGTATCTCGGCAAACCCGTCATCGCCACCGGCTGGTCCGCGACAACCGAGTTCCTCGACGCCGAATCCGGTCTCCCCGTGAGGGCGTCCCTCGTCACGCTCGATCGCAATCACGGACCCTACTCCAAAGGGCAGGTCTGGGCCGAGCCGGACATCGATCACGCAGCGGAACAGATGCGGCGCGTCCACCGCGACGCGGAACTTCGAACGAGAATCGGCAGCGCAGGCCGCAAACGAATCGAGTCCGCACTCTCACCGGCTGTGATTGGCGCCCGCTACCGGCGGCGACTCGAAGCCATCGCGATGCACCACGCGTCGCTGTCGTGA
- a CDS encoding beta-ketoacyl-[acyl-carrier-protein] synthase family protein, producing the protein MPKVFVTGLGFITSIGNDRAEVTRSLKLLQHGMVVYPPFQRPDLPVRVAAPVRGFNLESTDPEDWTFPPGYRIKREVLRGLGPNSLYAYCAMLQAIADAKLVEPDVSNERTGLYAASAGSPGLLYRLLTQMHAQGVMRCPPLGIVAAIAGTVQFNLVAHFKIKGASTGFSSACASSTHAMGFAYDEIALGRQSRMFVVGAEDGNYETIAPFSGMRALSLSTDPATASRPFDVSRDGFVGTGGGVVLVLESEQEVARRGVTPYCEVAGWGQASDGYNVAISHPEGDGLRRAMELALASSGLTAADVDYVNAHATSTPIGDVSEVKALRAVFGARAAQTAVSSTKALTGHGLSLAGAMESAFCALAIRDGFMPGSAHITRVDPECEGIHILRTTVDVQPHVVLNNSSGFGGANVCVVLRKA; encoded by the coding sequence ATGCCCAAGGTCTTTGTCACTGGTCTCGGGTTCATCACCAGCATTGGGAATGACCGCGCCGAAGTCACCCGTTCGCTGAAGCTGCTGCAGCACGGCATGGTCGTGTATCCGCCATTCCAGCGGCCGGACCTGCCCGTCCGGGTGGCTGCTCCGGTGCGCGGCTTCAATCTGGAGTCGACAGATCCGGAAGACTGGACGTTTCCGCCGGGCTACCGGATCAAGCGCGAGGTGCTGCGCGGACTCGGACCGAATTCGCTCTATGCCTATTGCGCGATGCTCCAGGCGATAGCGGATGCGAAGCTGGTGGAGCCGGACGTTTCAAACGAACGGACCGGCCTGTACGCGGCATCCGCAGGCTCGCCCGGACTGCTCTACCGCCTGCTGACGCAGATGCATGCGCAGGGCGTGATGCGCTGTCCGCCACTGGGCATTGTGGCGGCGATCGCGGGCACGGTTCAGTTCAACCTGGTTGCGCATTTCAAGATCAAGGGGGCGTCGACGGGTTTTTCATCCGCGTGCGCGTCTTCGACGCACGCCATGGGATTCGCGTACGATGAGATCGCGCTCGGCAGGCAGTCGCGCATGTTTGTCGTGGGGGCGGAGGATGGAAACTACGAGACCATCGCGCCGTTCTCCGGCATGCGCGCGCTGTCGCTCAGCACCGATCCGGCCACCGCCTCCCGGCCATTCGATGTTTCGCGCGACGGCTTTGTCGGCACGGGCGGCGGTGTCGTGCTTGTACTGGAGAGTGAGCAGGAGGTGGCGCGTCGCGGTGTGACGCCCTACTGCGAGGTTGCGGGTTGGGGGCAGGCGTCGGATGGATACAATGTCGCCATTTCCCATCCGGAAGGCGACGGGCTGCGTCGCGCGATGGAGCTCGCGCTGGCGAGTTCCGGGCTGACCGCCGCGGATGTCGACTACGTGAACGCCCATGCCACGTCGACGCCGATCGGCGATGTGTCGGAGGTGAAGGCTCTGCGGGCTGTCTTTGGCGCGCGAGCGGCCCAGACGGCGGTCAGCAGCACCAAGGCGCTCACCGGCCACGGACTGTCGCTCGCGGGTGCGATGGAGAGCGCATTCTGCGCGCTTGCCATCAGGGACGGCTTCATGCCCGGATCCGCGCACATCACGCGCGTCGATCCCGAGTGCGAGGGTATCCATATTCTCCGTACAACGGTGGACGTTCAACCCCATGTCGTGCTGAACAACAGCAGCGGCTTTGGCGGTGCGAATGTCTGCGTGGTTCTGCGCAAGGCCTGA
- a CDS encoding glycosyltransferase, translating into MEQVRILILTSSTGGGHDARAEAMAEWCFQLYRHGVDVRIEQMLEKSSVVNRGGVNLYNWIQRRLPILHGIYYTIIEFLAILNRSTVSFGRGYYRRVLEEYRPHLIFSVHDCLNRGYFQLARKILGANRVRCVTYCGEFSGGWGYSINWIEPSADLYYSRTPTARDYAVRKGMPPDRCRVRGHLMRPRSHIELVAPADRASFRVKRLGLKPDLFTVFLATGGNGANNHFALLPALLLFSQKVQVVVICGKDRETFHQVMHWRSTHPSLNLYVEGYSDQVHLLMQASDAIVTRGGTTTCAMALHFKCPIVFNAFGGIMPQENLTWKFFRNGAGSEKIESGEEFVRILRRWMSDSDSHAQYRNRFVSLRYEEDPTLLIDEIVGLAASTADIELSRQPFPPANGGGRRERT; encoded by the coding sequence GTGGAGCAGGTTCGCATCCTCATCCTCACGTCCAGCACGGGCGGCGGCCACGATGCGCGGGCCGAGGCGATGGCCGAGTGGTGTTTCCAGCTCTATCGCCACGGCGTTGATGTGCGCATCGAGCAGATGCTGGAGAAATCGTCGGTCGTGAACCGCGGTGGCGTGAATCTCTACAACTGGATCCAGAGGCGCCTGCCGATCCTGCACGGGATCTATTACACGATCATCGAATTTCTGGCGATTCTCAACCGGAGCACGGTCTCGTTCGGCCGGGGCTACTACCGCCGGGTGCTGGAGGAGTACCGCCCCCACCTCATCTTCAGCGTGCATGACTGCCTGAACCGCGGGTACTTTCAACTTGCGCGGAAAATACTCGGCGCGAATCGCGTGCGGTGCGTCACGTACTGCGGCGAGTTTTCCGGAGGCTGGGGCTACTCGATCAACTGGATCGAGCCCTCCGCCGATCTTTACTATTCGCGCACACCGACCGCGCGCGACTACGCCGTGCGCAAGGGCATGCCGCCGGATAGATGCCGCGTGCGCGGGCATCTCATGCGGCCGCGTTCGCACATTGAGCTCGTGGCACCGGCGGATCGCGCCAGTTTCCGTGTGAAGCGTCTGGGACTGAAGCCGGACCTCTTCACGGTGTTTCTGGCGACGGGAGGCAATGGCGCGAACAATCACTTTGCCCTGCTGCCCGCGCTGCTGCTTTTTTCGCAAAAGGTCCAGGTCGTCGTCATCTGCGGGAAGGACAGGGAGACCTTCCATCAGGTGATGCACTGGCGGTCCACCCACCCGTCATTGAACCTGTATGTCGAGGGATATTCCGACCAGGTGCACCTGCTCATGCAGGCGAGCGATGCCATTGTCACGCGGGGAGGCACGACGACATGCGCGATGGCGCTGCACTTCAAGTGTCCGATCGTGTTCAACGCCTTCGGCGGCATCATGCCCCAGGAGAACCTCACCTGGAAATTCTTCCGCAATGGCGCGGGCTCGGAAAAGATCGAGTCCGGCGAGGAGTTTGTCCGCATCCTCCGCCGATGGATGTCCGACTCAGACTCCCATGCGCAGTATCGGAACAGGTTTGTGTCGCTACGGTATGAGGAGGATCCGACGCTCCTGATCGATGAGATTGTGGGCCTGGCCGCTTCGACCGCGGACATTGAACTGTCGCGCCAGCCGTTTCCTCCCGCGAACGGCGGCGGCCGGCGTGAAAGAACGTAA
- a CDS encoding glycosyltransferase family 4 protein: MQAQGVELRIHSLWGAGGSFNGIEVRRFRLARLFALVWIIPWTTLTRWDLMSELLRGLLTRRAPSWINFWENMLGAGFAGVMAREFRRSPPDLIHAAWAGGPATAAWILSRLTGLRFSAAAHAYDIYEHGGDWWLKEKLRDAAFVHTSTEMALATLVSRGVDSARIHVIRRGLPAFPKLKPLRAPRDSLRIVCIARLVEKKGIAGQLDIYSALREAGVSFEARILGDGPLRESLMRRCRELRLEDRVSFRGHCAPAGVMEALAWADVLVHTGIVSASGDRDGLPNVIPEAMAAGVLVVTSPAAATTEAITDRETGLVANVGDTQAWVKALIELRDDDALCRRFRSGARAWVEREFDAHKNAARLRQLFLSVRENSRLGALREIESQRRES; encoded by the coding sequence ATGCAGGCACAGGGTGTGGAGCTTCGGATCCATTCGCTGTGGGGTGCAGGAGGGAGCTTCAACGGGATCGAGGTTCGACGCTTCCGCCTCGCGCGGCTGTTTGCGCTCGTCTGGATCATTCCCTGGACGACGCTCACCCGGTGGGACCTGATGTCGGAGCTGCTGCGCGGGCTTTTGACCAGGAGGGCACCCTCGTGGATCAATTTCTGGGAGAACATGCTCGGGGCGGGGTTTGCGGGTGTGATGGCGCGGGAATTCCGACGAAGCCCCCCGGACCTGATTCACGCCGCGTGGGCGGGCGGACCCGCGACGGCGGCATGGATTCTCTCCCGATTGACGGGACTGCGTTTCAGCGCGGCGGCGCATGCGTACGACATCTACGAGCATGGCGGCGACTGGTGGCTGAAGGAGAAGCTGCGTGACGCCGCGTTTGTGCACACCTCGACGGAGATGGCGCTCGCGACACTGGTGTCCCGGGGAGTCGACTCTGCGCGAATTCACGTGATCCGCCGCGGACTGCCCGCGTTTCCGAAACTGAAACCGCTGCGCGCGCCGCGCGATTCGCTGCGCATTGTCTGCATCGCCCGGCTTGTCGAGAAGAAGGGGATTGCGGGGCAGTTGGATATTTATTCCGCGCTGCGGGAGGCTGGAGTTTCCTTTGAGGCGAGGATACTTGGGGACGGGCCGCTGAGGGAATCGCTGATGCGCAGGTGCCGGGAATTGCGGTTGGAGGACCGGGTTTCCTTTCGAGGACACTGCGCGCCAGCGGGCGTGATGGAGGCGCTGGCGTGGGCGGATGTCCTGGTGCATACCGGCATCGTTTCCGCGAGTGGCGATCGCGACGGCCTCCCCAACGTCATACCGGAGGCGATGGCGGCGGGAGTGTTGGTCGTGACCTCACCCGCGGCCGCGACGACGGAGGCGATCACGGATCGGGAGACCGGGCTTGTTGCGAACGTCGGCGACACCCAGGCGTGGGTGAAGGCGTTGATCGAATTGAGGGACGATGACGCGCTGTGCCGGCGATTTCGCAGTGGTGCGCGTGCTTGGGTTGAACGTGAATTTGATGCCCACAAAAATGCGGCGCGACTCCGCCAGCTTTTTCTCAGTGTCCGCGAAAACTCGCGACTGGGTGCTTTGCGGGAGATTGAGTCGCAACGACGAGAGTCCTGA
- a CDS encoding glycosyltransferase, with protein sequence MVYFDITKSGSARHRSGLTRVSSRLREEWAGGMSPVAWGRWGREMKPEDWYFTPEVFSAADRPGWSEWLRTVRCRRAAVYHDAIPLKLPHITWPHSVARHALYMKELALFDRVFAVSEASRRELLEFWRWQGVNPAGEVSVLALGADGLRQARPSARIDPPPPSLLVVGILEPRKNQVFALQVAERLWNDGLPVAVHLVGRVNPHFGAPIRARIRALAKQFPGRIAFHEAADDTMLAKLHRQARLTLFPTLAEGCGLPVLESLWFGVPCLCSDLPVLRENADGGGCVSLPVGELDVWVEESKRLLTDDAAWLRLAHEALERTPTTWAQTVGVIRSRCR encoded by the coding sequence ATGGTATATTTCGACATCACCAAGTCCGGAAGCGCGCGACACCGCTCGGGACTGACGCGCGTCAGTTCGCGGCTGCGCGAGGAATGGGCCGGAGGGATGAGTCCCGTGGCGTGGGGGCGCTGGGGTCGCGAGATGAAGCCGGAAGACTGGTATTTTACGCCGGAGGTTTTTTCGGCTGCGGATCGACCGGGATGGTCGGAGTGGCTGCGCACGGTGCGCTGCCGCCGCGCCGCGGTCTATCACGATGCGATACCGCTGAAGCTGCCGCACATCACCTGGCCGCACAGTGTCGCCCGGCACGCGCTGTACATGAAGGAACTCGCGCTGTTCGATCGCGTCTTCGCCGTGTCGGAGGCCAGCCGCAGGGAGCTGCTGGAATTCTGGAGATGGCAGGGCGTGAATCCTGCGGGCGAGGTGAGCGTGCTCGCGCTCGGGGCGGATGGCTTGCGGCAGGCGAGGCCGAGTGCGCGGATTGATCCACCGCCGCCGTCCCTGCTTGTCGTGGGGATCCTTGAGCCGAGAAAGAACCAGGTTTTCGCGCTTCAGGTTGCGGAGCGCCTGTGGAACGACGGCTTGCCGGTGGCCGTGCACCTGGTCGGCCGGGTCAATCCGCATTTCGGCGCGCCAATACGCGCGCGGATCAGGGCACTCGCGAAACAGTTTCCCGGACGGATCGCGTTTCACGAGGCCGCGGATGACACGATGCTCGCGAAACTCCACAGGCAGGCGCGTCTGACACTTTTCCCTACGCTTGCGGAAGGCTGCGGGCTTCCGGTGCTGGAGTCGCTCTGGTTCGGAGTGCCCTGCCTGTGCAGCGACCTGCCCGTGTTGCGGGAGAATGCCGATGGCGGAGGCTGCGTCAGTCTTCCGGTGGGCGAACTCGATGTTTGGGTGGAGGAGTCAAAGCGTCTCCTGACTGACGATGCAGCCTGGCTGCGGCTCGCCCATGAGGCGCTTGAGCGAACTCCGACAACGTGGGCGCAGACCGTCGGTGTGATCAGGAGTCGCTGCCGATAG
- a CDS encoding aminotransferase class I/II-fold pyridoxal phosphate-dependent enzyme: MAFSLFTKNKKAWIERCREDYATRMRLKYAPYYHSMEAQTGTSVTLDGREMIMLSSNDYLGFSFHPKVIEASRQAILKWGTSTTGARPSNGSRGFHLELERDLAAFLGRESCHVHSAGYLSVMTSVTAFAQKGDLILADKNLHSCLWDGIRLSHASVERFSHNNPDDLREVLAGANPEVPKMLVIEGVYSMEGHVARLPELLALAEEYDCFTVLDDAHGFGVLGRQGRGTVDHFGLNDKVDLISGSLSKSLASTGGFVAGSTDAIEYLRTHSKQTIFSAAIAPSQAAAARAALALMQSEPEHLDRLWKNTRRYVAMLKGLGLDTWETDTPAVPIVLGTRELAYRFWSALMEQGVFTVMSIAPAVPPGKDLIRTAISAMHTDEQLDRVGEAMARAVKAL; this comes from the coding sequence ATGGCGTTTTCCCTGTTTACCAAGAACAAAAAGGCGTGGATCGAACGCTGCCGCGAGGACTACGCCACAAGGATGCGCCTGAAATACGCGCCCTACTACCACTCGATGGAGGCGCAGACAGGCACCAGCGTCACCCTCGACGGTCGCGAGATGATCATGCTGTCCAGCAACGACTATCTCGGCTTCTCCTTCCATCCGAAGGTCATCGAGGCGTCGCGGCAGGCCATTCTGAAATGGGGAACAAGCACGACGGGCGCGCGCCCTTCCAACGGATCCCGGGGGTTCCACCTCGAACTCGAAAGGGACCTGGCCGCATTTCTCGGACGCGAATCCTGCCACGTCCACTCCGCGGGCTACCTCTCGGTGATGACGAGCGTCACGGCATTCGCGCAGAAGGGCGACCTCATCCTCGCCGACAAGAATCTCCACTCCTGCCTTTGGGACGGCATCCGGCTGTCGCACGCCTCCGTCGAGCGCTTCTCGCACAACAACCCCGATGATCTTCGCGAGGTGCTGGCCGGCGCGAATCCCGAGGTTCCAAAGATGCTCGTCATCGAGGGGGTCTACTCCATGGAAGGCCACGTCGCGCGGCTGCCGGAACTGCTCGCGCTCGCCGAGGAGTACGACTGCTTCACCGTCCTTGACGACGCCCATGGCTTCGGTGTCCTCGGGCGCCAGGGTCGCGGCACCGTCGACCACTTCGGACTCAATGACAAGGTCGACCTGATCTCCGGCAGTCTCTCAAAATCGCTCGCAAGCACGGGTGGTTTTGTCGCGGGCTCGACCGACGCGATTGAATACCTGCGCACGCATTCGAAACAAACCATCTTCTCGGCGGCCATCGCGCCGTCGCAGGCCGCCGCCGCCCGGGCCGCCCTGGCGCTCATGCAGTCCGAGCCCGAGCACCTCGACCGGCTGTGGAAAAACACACGGCGCTACGTGGCCATGTTGAAGGGCCTGGGACTCGACACCTGGGAGACCGACACCCCCGCCGTGCCCATCGTGCTCGGCACCCGCGAACTCGCCTACCGCTTCTGGAGCGCGCTGATGGAGCAGGGCGTGTTCACGGTCATGTCGATCGCGCCGGCCGTCCCTCCCGGCAAGGATCTCATCCGCACCGCCATCTCCGCCATGCACACCGACGAACAGCTCGATCGGGTCGGCGAGGCCATGGCCCGCGCGGTCAAGGCCCTGTAG
- a CDS encoding SDR family NAD(P)-dependent oxidoreductase, with the protein MSERFPTAFVTGASGGIGLACADRLLNAGVRVWGTARDASRLRALAGREGFTSVELDLAAGDTAEKAFAGAADAAGGAFDLLVNNAGYGVFSPFASADIAVWTSQIEAMLCTTLRLSHLFLGRLREGRGMRGGIVNVSSIAAEFPIPCMSGYNVAKAGLTAFSESLIFEMRGTDVIVIDFRPGDHRTEFNTSMSPTAILTAQPELASIWRRLEHNLNTAPHPGRAARDLERALLRGVSGTVRSGTFFQTVMAPFAARFAPLALKRALMAWYFGAR; encoded by the coding sequence TTGTCGGAGCGATTTCCCACCGCTTTTGTCACCGGCGCGAGCGGCGGCATCGGCCTGGCCTGTGCGGATCGGCTGCTGAACGCCGGGGTCCGGGTCTGGGGAACGGCCCGTGATGCGTCCCGGCTGCGCGCCTTGGCGGGCAGGGAGGGATTCACCTCCGTTGAACTCGACCTCGCGGCGGGCGACACCGCAGAGAAGGCTTTTGCGGGCGCGGCGGACGCCGCCGGCGGAGCGTTCGATCTGCTGGTCAACAATGCGGGCTATGGTGTGTTTTCGCCCTTTGCCTCGGCGGATATCGCCGTCTGGACATCGCAGATCGAGGCGATGCTGTGCACCACGCTGAGACTTTCCCACCTTTTCCTCGGGCGCTTGCGGGAGGGGCGCGGCATGCGAGGCGGTATCGTGAATGTCTCGTCGATCGCGGCGGAATTTCCGATTCCCTGCATGAGCGGGTACAATGTGGCGAAGGCTGGGCTGACGGCGTTCAGCGAGAGTTTGATCTTTGAAATGCGCGGCACGGATGTCATCGTGATCGATTTTCGACCCGGCGACCACCGCACCGAGTTCAACACGTCCATGTCACCCACGGCCATACTGACCGCCCAGCCTGAACTCGCTTCGATCTGGCGTCGCCTGGAGCACAATCTCAACACGGCGCCGCATCCCGGGCGGGCCGCGCGCGATCTTGAGCGCGCGCTGTTGCGCGGGGTGAGCGGGACGGTTCGAAGCGGCACGTTTTTCCAGACCGTGATGGCGCCGTTTGCCGCCCGTTTCGCGCCCCTTGCGCTGAAGCGCGCGTTGATGGCTTGGTATTTTGGGGCGCGCTGA
- a CDS encoding glycosyltransferase family 4 protein codes for MILVDLTHTSHTRAKTGVQRVSRSLHVALARRAGHEVRGITWDPYRRAWRRLVPFESENLLADDTHHHRAARWPIGSRLRGTLERWTGIPAQTPLSGSSLVAPEIFSRETADRFPGLCSRISGPRVALFHDAIALKLPELTPTRTVARFPAYLRELLMFDGIAAVSQDSRNALVDWWRWMGITDAPEVSTIPLGIDEPGDDPVLARTTSAPVVLCVGTLEGRKNHIALLDACESLWKQGHCFELRLIGMAHPDTGKLALQRVQSLQGSGRPLRYDGAVDEKALCAAYHECAFTVYPSLMEGFGLPVLESLSYGKPCICSSQGALGESSRDGGCLSLASVDSSSLASAICTLLTNPEHHHHLSVAARGRTLRSWDTYATDLLTWMQTLPRRAAQDGSPLQG; via the coding sequence ATGATCCTCGTCGATCTCACCCACACGAGTCACACCCGCGCAAAAACCGGCGTGCAACGCGTCTCGCGTTCATTGCATGTGGCCCTGGCGCGCCGCGCGGGACACGAGGTGCGCGGAATAACCTGGGATCCCTACCGCAGGGCGTGGCGACGCCTCGTGCCGTTCGAGTCGGAAAACCTGCTCGCGGACGATACTCACCACCATCGGGCAGCACGATGGCCGATCGGAAGCAGACTCCGGGGCACCCTCGAACGATGGACTGGAATTCCCGCCCAGACGCCGCTTTCGGGTTCATCCCTGGTTGCTCCGGAAATCTTTTCGCGTGAAACCGCAGACAGGTTTCCCGGACTGTGTTCACGAATATCGGGACCACGCGTCGCGTTGTTCCACGATGCCATAGCGCTGAAGCTCCCGGAGCTCACTCCAACCCGCACCGTGGCCAGGTTCCCCGCGTATCTGCGGGAGCTCCTGATGTTCGACGGCATCGCAGCGGTGTCGCAGGACTCCCGCAATGCGCTCGTGGATTGGTGGCGCTGGATGGGAATCACGGATGCACCCGAAGTATCGACCATCCCCCTCGGGATAGACGAGCCCGGGGATGATCCTGTTCTCGCGCGCACGACCTCCGCGCCCGTGGTGCTTTGCGTGGGGACTCTCGAGGGAAGAAAGAACCACATCGCGCTGCTCGACGCCTGTGAGTCCCTGTGGAAACAGGGTCATTGCTTCGAACTCCGTCTCATCGGCATGGCCCATCCGGACACGGGAAAACTCGCGCTGCAGCGCGTGCAGTCGCTCCAGGGCAGCGGGCGGCCGCTTCGCTACGACGGCGCGGTTGACGAAAAGGCGCTGTGCGCCGCCTATCACGAATGCGCGTTCACCGTCTATCCTTCCCTCATGGAGGGCTTCGGCCTGCCGGTGCTTGAGAGCCTGAGTTACGGCAAACCCTGCATTTGTTCGTCGCAAGGAGCGCTGGGCGAGTCTTCACGCGACGGCGGCTGTCTTTCGCTCGCATCCGTCGATTCATCCTCACTGGCCTCCGCGATCTGCACGCTTCTTACAAACCCGGAGCACCACCATCACCTGAGTGTCGCCGCACGGGGTCGCACATTGAGATCCTGGGACACCTACGCAACCGACTTGCTCACCTGGATGCAAACGCTGCCGCGCCGAGCCGCCCAAGATGGATCGCCCCTGCAGGGCTGA
- a CDS encoding FabA-like domain protein has product MADSVANRVPAPIREEAASKPFTQADEVTLRESLKRCSSATVEAAVLYRRSHDTAQLPTIVIGVIERFVESDLRPKLREGDDELRLVEDLGVDSLTMMEIVMLVEETIQVQTNNDELRGLRSVGDVKTFIDCKVKGLPIPKPAKFIPLEQIASVMPVQPPFLFVSEAQVGAHSAQGKYKLTGQEFFLQGHFKNNPILPASIMLEALGQLGVLFLIEGSVGEEGRTVDSSKIFFTSCEGVRCHRMCRPGDVLTLFVKPKRLKAPFATFEGSIRVGQEKAAVVEEMTLTFAYAEAAALPAAVADAAPAPTVSTVKTASETAAPPLAAAVRA; this is encoded by the coding sequence ATGGCAGATTCAGTTGCGAACAGGGTACCGGCACCGATCAGGGAGGAAGCTGCCTCCAAGCCGTTTACTCAAGCGGATGAGGTCACCCTTAGGGAATCCCTGAAACGCTGCTCGTCTGCCACGGTTGAGGCGGCGGTCCTGTATCGCCGCAGCCACGACACCGCTCAGTTGCCCACGATTGTCATCGGAGTGATTGAGCGCTTTGTTGAATCGGATCTGCGTCCGAAACTCCGCGAAGGCGATGATGAGCTCCGGCTGGTCGAGGATCTGGGGGTCGATTCTTTGACGATGATGGAGATCGTCATGCTGGTGGAGGAGACGATTCAGGTTCAGACGAACAATGACGAGCTTCGCGGCCTGCGCTCGGTCGGGGACGTGAAGACGTTCATCGACTGCAAGGTGAAGGGGCTTCCGATTCCGAAGCCGGCGAAGTTCATTCCGCTGGAGCAGATTGCGAGCGTGATGCCCGTGCAGCCGCCGTTTCTGTTTGTGAGTGAGGCGCAGGTCGGCGCGCATTCCGCGCAGGGCAAGTACAAGCTTACGGGCCAGGAGTTTTTCCTGCAGGGGCATTTCAAGAACAATCCAATCCTGCCGGCGTCGATCATGCTCGAGGCGCTGGGCCAGCTCGGCGTGCTGTTTCTCATCGAGGGCTCGGTGGGTGAGGAGGGCCGGACGGTCGATTCATCCAAGATTTTTTTCACGAGCTGCGAAGGGGTGCGCTGTCACCGCATGTGCCGTCCCGGGGATGTGCTGACGCTCTTTGTGAAGCCGAAGCGGTTGAAGGCGCCTTTTGCGACGTTTGAAGGATCGATACGCGTCGGACAGGAGAAGGCGGCGGTGGTCGAGGAGATGACGCTGACGTTTGCCTACGCCGAGGCGGCGGCATTGCCGGCCGCAGTTGCGGACGCCGCTCCCGCGCCAACAGTTTCAACGGTCAAGACAGCCTCCGAAACCGCCGCACCTCCGCTCGCCGCGGCTGTTCGCGCGTAG